Proteins found in one Xenopus laevis strain J_2021 chromosome 1L, Xenopus_laevis_v10.1, whole genome shotgun sequence genomic segment:
- the cd38.L gene encoding CD38 molecule L homeolog (The RefSeq protein has 11 substitutions compared to this genomic sequence), with the protein MATHSNSRCSPRAWVIGIIVTICVIIPIISLIAAYTANQRKEDTHIWKGQGTTQNLQDIVLGRCYNYVTMNPGIGKKNCDAIWQALTGAVYKKNPCNITQEDYKPLADLALQTIPCNKTLLWSKTNSLVHRYTKASQDLLTLEDTFLGSMFDSLMWCGMSYSSEMNYDSCPAWNECDNNAISAFWKMASATFAKASCGVVNVMLNGSADGGVARKESILRTVEVPSMNVNAVSEVRLWIIDDLEGPDKNSCDTESAVELKDYIEQHKLPFSCIDNYRPVQLLQCIETPDLPACKLCKS; encoded by the exons ATGGCAACACGGAGCAATTCTCGCTGCTCCCTGAGAGTCGGGGTGATAGGGATCATTGTTACTATTTGCGTTATTATTCTAATTATAAGCCTTATTGCTGCATACACTGCCATTAAGAGGAAGGAGGACACTCATATATGGAAAGGGCAAGGGACGACTCAAAATCTGCAGGACATTGTTCTTGGGAGATgctataactatgtaacaatgaaTCCAGGCATAGG GAAAAAGAATTGTGACGCTATCTGGCAAGCACTGACAGGAGCTGTGTACAAGAAGAACCCCTGCAACATCACACAGGAGGATTACAAACCCTTAGCAGATTTGGCTTCACAAACAATTCAATGTAACAAG ACGCTCCTGTGGAGTAAAACGAATTCCCTGGTGCACCGCTACACAAAGGCATCACAAGACTTTTTGACGCTTGAGGACACATTTCTGGGCTCCATGTTTGACAGCTTGATGTGGTGCGGGATGTCCTACAGCTCAG AAATGAACTATGACTCCTGCCCAGCTTGGAATGAATGTGACAATAACGCTATATCTGCTTTTTGGAAGATGGCATCTGCTACA TTTGCCAAAGCATCGTGTGGCGTAGTCAATGTAATGCTCAATGGATCGGCAGATGGAGGAGTTGCCAGGAAGGAAAG CATCCTTCGAACAGTTGAAGTACCAAGCATGAATGTAAATGCAGTATCAGAAGTCCGATTATGGATCATGGATGACCTGGAGGGGCCAGACAA GAACTCCTGTGATACGGAATCAGCGGTGGAACTGAAAGATTATATTGAGCAGCACAAACTGCCTTTCTCCTGCATAGACAACTATAG GCCGGTGCAGCTGCTGCAGTGCATAGAAACTCCAGATCTCCCCGCATGCAAACTGTGCAAATCATAG